Below is a window of Candidatus Syntrophosphaera sp. DNA.
GATAACCGTATTACTGGTGGCCGTGATCTGCCTGCAGATTCTGGCCGCGCTTAACATTTTCCCCCGCAAGGAGCTGATCCAGATCTGCCCGGTCGACGCCATCAGCATGAAGAATGGCAAGGCTGTCATCGACTCCAAAAAATGCATCGGCTGCAATCGCTGCGTGGAGGGGGTTGGAGTTCCCTATGAAGCTGAAACCGAAGTTGAAGAGACCCTTGCGGGAGCTGCGCCAGAGGAAATAGTACCCCCAAGCGCGGCTGAAAAACCAATGGAGGAGAAAGCTGCACCCCCGGCGCGGGAGAAACCCGCGGCGACAGTAAAACCCGCCCCCGTGGCGAAGGATACTGTTGCCGTGCAAGCTGCCGAAGCCCCTGCCGCGCTGTATGAGGTCAATCCGGCCAAATGCATCAGTTGCAGGCTGTGCGTGCGCTATTGCCCGGTTGGCGCGATCACCATGGTGGGCGGCAAGGCCGTGATCGATCAGGAGAAATGCATCGATTGCGGCATCTGCAAAGACGGCAACGGCGCCAATTTCCCAGGCTGCCCCGTTGGCGCCATCTCGGGCCCCTGAGCCCCGACAAACCAGGATCTTTTCATTTGTCCAGAAATATGTCCAAATAGCAGTTGACCAAA
It encodes the following:
- a CDS encoding 4Fe-4S binding protein, which translates into the protein MKNGKAVIDSKKCIGCNRCVEGVGVPYEAETEVEETLAGAAPEEIVPPSAAEKPMEEKAAPPAREKPAATVKPAPVAKDTVAVQAAEAPAALYEVNPAKCISCRLCVRYCPVGAITMVGGKAVIDQEKCIDCGICKDGNGANFPGCPVGAISGP